Proteins encoded in a region of the Solanum dulcamara chromosome 9, daSolDulc1.2, whole genome shotgun sequence genome:
- the LOC129902064 gene encoding double-stranded RNA-binding protein 1-like, whose amino-acid sequence MANNQSIKSVSSCYVFKSRLQEYAQKVGLPTPVYETIKEGPSHEPTFTSTVIVNNDRYDSLPGFYNRKAAEQSAAEVALMNLGNSGSMENLSQPVHETGLCKNLLQEYAQKMNFAIPQYECQRYDSESKMITFSCTVDVGGMKYIGAAARTKKEAEIKAARTALLAVQSNGLAPNYSSYTVVPMKKVTELAISNQESAAALKPKKSKFKKKQKKNVSDASNKVCTKNIGDSEVQMVNQAKPEMHENAAVMTQGTGSGPALFAGTMGDLVSSNNWNSDYGTSNLGINSQCGGGVTAEGNAIIGVGKVTSEVTPVAWSDNLHVL is encoded by the exons ATGGCGAACAACCAGAGCATCAAAA GTGTGTCAAGTTGTTATGTTTTCAAAAGCCGATTGCAAGAGTATGCCCAGAAAGTTGGACTTCCTACCCCTGTTTATGAGACTATCAAGGAAGGCCCTTCTCATGAGCCTACATTTACGTCAACGGTGATTGTAAACAATGATAGATATGATTCTCTACCTGGATTTTACAATCGCAAGGCAGCGGAGCAATCAGCTGCTGAAGTTGCACTCATGAACCTTGGAAACTCTGGGTCAATGGAAAACCTTTCTCAGCCAGTG CATGAAACAGGCTTGTGCAAAAATTTGTTGCAAGAGTATGCTCAGAAGATGAATTTTGCAATTCCACAGTATGAATGCCAGAGGTATGACTCAGAAAGCAAaatgataacattttcatgtaCTGTTGACGTAGGGGGAATGAAATATATTGGAGCGGCAGCTAGAACAAAGAAGGAAGCAGAGATCAAAGCTGCTCGAACTGCATTGTTGGCTGTTCAGTCTAATGGTTTGGCGCCTAACTATTCTTCATACACTGTCGTTCCAATGAAGAAGGTCACAGAGTTGGCAATCAGCAACCAGGAGAGTGCAGCAGCTCTGAAAccaaagaaatccaaattcaagaaaaagCAGAAGAAGAATGTTTCAGATGCTAGTAATAAGGTATGCACGAAGAACATTGGTGACTCGGAAGTTCAGATGGTAAATCAAGCAAAACCAGAGATGCATGAAAATGCTGCTGTTATGACTCAAGGTACAGGATCTGGACCTGCACTTTTTGCAGGCACTATGGGTGATCTAGTTTCATCCAACAATTGGAATTCTGATTATGGAACTTCAAATCTTGGAATCAACTCTCAGTGTGGTGGAGGAGTTACGGCCGAGGGGAATGCCATTATTGGAGTTGGGAAGGTAACTTCTGAGGTAACACCGGTTGCTTGGAGCGACAACCTTCACGTGCTATAG
- the LOC129902066 gene encoding VIN3-like protein 2: MESALSGLVIDPCKFSQLSMEDKRQLVHEISQCPEDSPKILSSLSRKELLEIICAEMGEERKYSGYTKFKMIDHLLKLVSCKSNTDTGPAFKRLRKQEYQCQPSVQNDEVIWEMESKTQVLLCHNLVCRATLERDDVFCKRCSCCICHQYDDNKDPSLWLTCDSDSQDETKPCGLSCHLKCALEHEQSGILKNCINPKLDGDFYCVSCGKVNGLMRTLRKQLMTAKEARRVDVLCLRISLSHKILEKTEKYKGLLKVVESAAEMLKNEVGPLAQASEKMDRRIVNRLSCGTAVQKLCGSAVDTFDSMFQNQYSNHMKNEETRMSCRIHFEEQSPSKVTIVFEYNDHMLNELMGFKLWYRKSTVNRYPDEATFIALSPVKRFRLDGLDPSTQYFCKVSFFSKAATLGGQEVNWITPAVQTSYKSGSDNATIDSTLMHAESMSSTDYKLTTYDPKPCSLNDIESQANAFPISPLPKRNIPLASPLSSAPATPCQTNGSKEVQLNGIGQVKESDYEYSVGIIKKLEHEGLIETDFRVKFLTWFSLKATTQERKVVRVFIDTFVDDHSSLAGQLMDTFMDEICREQKVDLHALYSRLWH, from the exons ATGGAGTCTGCCTTATCAG GTCTTGTTATCGATCCCTGTAAATTTAGCCAATTGAGTATGGAAGATAAAAGGCAATTAGTACATGAAATTTCTCAATGCCCTGAAGATTCGCCGAAGATCTTGAGTTCGTTGAGCAGAAAAGAACTTCTAGAGATTATATGTGCTGAGATGGGCGAAGAGAGAAAATACTCTGGCTacacaaaattcaaaatgatagATCACCTTCTAAAGCTGGTTTCCTGTAAGTCTAACACAGATACTGGTCCTGCCTTCAAACGGCTGCGGAAGCAAGAATATCAATGTCAACCTTCCGTTCAGAATGATGAAGTTATTTGGGAGATGGAAAGCAAAACCCAGGTCCTACTCTGCCATAATCTGGTATGTAGAGCTACTCTTGAAAGAGATGACGTTTTCTGCAAAAGATGTTCTTGCTGCATTTGTCATCAGTACGATGATAATAAAGACCCTAGTTTGTGGTTAACCTGTGATTCCGATTCTCAAGATGAAACTAAGCCATGTGGATTGTCATGTCATCTAAAATGTGCACTTGAGCATGAACAATCAGGCATATTGAAGAATTGCATCAATCCAAAATTGGATGGAGATTTTTATTGTGTTTCTTGTGGAAAAGTTAACGGGCTAATGAG AACCTTGAGAAAACAATTGATGACAGCAAAGGAGGCAAGAAGAGTTGATGTGCTGTGTTTAAGAATCTCTCTAAGCCATAAAATCCTGGAGAAAACTGAGAAATACAAAGGACTGCTGAAAGTTGTTGAATCGGCTGCTGAGATGTTGAAGAATGAAGTAGGGCCTCTTGCTCAGGCATCAGAGAAAATGGATCGCAGGATAGTGAATAGGCTTTCTTGCGGCACTGCAGTTCAGAAGCTGTGTGGCTCTGCAGTGGACACTTTTGATTCCATGTTTCAGAATCAATACTCTAATCATATGAAAAATGAAGAGACTCGGATGT CTTGCAGGATACATTTTGAGGAGCAATCTCCATCTAAAGTAACGATTGTGTTCGAATATAATGATCATATGTTGAACGAACTTATGGGCTTCAAATTGTGGTATCGAAAGTCCACAGTCAACAGATATCCAGATGAGGCAACTTTTATTGCACTAAGCCCTGTGAAGAGATTTAGGCTGGATGGTCTTGATCCTTCGACACAGTACTTCTGCAAGGTTTCTTTCTTCAGCAAGGCAGCGACTTTGGGGGGTCAGGAAGTGAATTGGATAACACCTGCTGTACAGACAAGCTACAAGTCAGGTTCAGATAATGCAACTATAGATAGTACACTGATGCATGCTGAGTCAATGAGTTCTACTGACTACAAACTAACAACTTATGATCCAAAACCATGCTCCCtgaatgacattgaaagccaAGCTAATGCATTTCCTATATCCCCTCTTCCCAAGAGGAACATTCCTTTAGCTAGTCCACTTTCAAGCGCACCTGCCACACCTTGCCAAACTAATGGATCAAAGGAAGTGCAATTGAATGGCATAGGACAAGTGAAGGAAAGTGATTATGAGTACTCTGTAGGGATCATCAAAAAGTTGGAACATGAAGGGCTCATAGAAACAGATTTCAGAGTGAAGTTCTTGACTTGGTTCAGCTTGAAAGCCACAACACAAGAGAGAAAGGTAGTTCGAGTCTTCATAGACACCTTCGTCGATGACCATTCAAGTTTGGCAGGGCAACTCATGGATACATTCATGGATGAGATATGCAGGGAGCAGAAAGTTGACCTACATGCACTCTACAGTAGATTATGGCATTAA